In a single window of the Alphaproteobacteria bacterium genome:
- a CDS encoding HAMP domain-containing sensor histidine kinase, whose product MFDTRGWLQRFRHSLSAKLLILTILFVMISEVLIFTPSIARFRLTYLQEKIGVAHIASLALEATPTHMLSPQLEMQLMQYVDAYSIVLDMRGKARMLVMNRDMPPVIDDNYDLRTANFASLVVDAFRTLAHTGYRVLRVVGPSPKDPGIMVELVLDEGPLRRAMWDFAGRILKLSIVISLITAGLVYFTMQWLLVRPMQRITDAMQTFRTNPEDARNVIAPSAREDEIGVAERELARMQTDLRAALHQKSRLAALGAAVTKISHDLRNILATAQLVSDRLADSRDPTVRRTTPTLIASLDRAIALCVNTMRFAKDDQPQPAMSRFALDGLVADVGATLAPQAPEGCQWANEVPSGLIIHADRDQIFRVLVNLGRNAYEAGATRISVSAKNGDGGVTVEVADNGKGIAPVAREKLFQPFSGTAKAGGTGLGLVIVRDLLRAHGGDIRLAETRPGETRFLLTLPITRQAAE is encoded by the coding sequence ATGTTCGATACCCGTGGCTGGTTGCAAAGGTTCCGCCACAGCTTGTCGGCCAAGCTGCTGATCCTCACGATTCTCTTCGTGATGATCTCGGAAGTCCTGATATTCACGCCGTCGATCGCGCGATTCAGGCTCACATATCTCCAAGAGAAGATCGGCGTTGCGCATATCGCGTCGTTGGCGCTCGAGGCGACGCCCACCCATATGCTCAGCCCCCAGCTTGAGATGCAACTCATGCAATATGTGGATGCCTATTCCATTGTGCTCGACATGCGCGGAAAGGCGCGCATGCTCGTCATGAACCGGGATATGCCGCCGGTCATCGACGACAATTACGATCTGCGCACGGCCAACTTCGCAAGCCTCGTGGTCGACGCGTTCAGGACCCTCGCGCATACCGGCTATCGTGTTCTGCGCGTCGTGGGGCCGTCTCCCAAGGACCCGGGAATCATGGTCGAGCTTGTGCTCGATGAGGGGCCGTTGCGACGTGCAATGTGGGACTTCGCGGGCCGCATCCTCAAGCTCTCGATCGTGATCTCATTGATCACGGCGGGGCTCGTATATTTCACGATGCAGTGGTTACTGGTCCGGCCGATGCAGCGCATCACCGATGCCATGCAGACATTCCGAACCAATCCGGAGGATGCGCGGAACGTCATTGCCCCAAGCGCTCGCGAGGATGAAATCGGCGTCGCCGAGCGCGAACTCGCGCGCATGCAGACGGACCTTCGGGCAGCCCTTCATCAAAAGAGCCGCCTTGCGGCCTTGGGCGCCGCGGTCACGAAGATCAGCCACGATCTGCGCAATATCCTGGCGACGGCGCAGCTCGTTTCCGACCGCCTCGCGGACAGCCGGGACCCGACCGTGCGGCGCACGACGCCGACGCTGATCGCCTCCCTCGACCGCGCCATCGCCCTTTGCGTCAACACGATGCGCTTTGCCAAGGACGACCAGCCCCAGCCCGCGATGTCCCGCTTCGCCCTCGATGGTCTTGTGGCGGATGTGGGGGCTACCCTGGCGCCGCAAGCGCCCGAGGGATGTCAGTGGGCCAACGAGGTGCCAAGCGGCCTGATCATCCACGCCGACCGGGATCAGATATTCCGGGTCCTGGTCAATCTCGGCCGCAACGCCTATGAGGCCGGCGCCACGCGGATCAGCGTTTCGGCCAAGAATGGAGACGGCGGCGTCACGGTCGAGGTTGCCGACAACGGGAAAGGCATCGCCCCGGTCGCCCGCGAGAAGCTTTTTCAGCCTTTTTCCGGCACGGCAAAGGCGGGCGGTACCGGCCTTGGCCTCGTCATCGTGCGGGATCTGCTTCGCGCCCACGGCGGCGATATTCGGCTTGCCGAGACGAGGCCGGGCGAGACGCGCTTCCTTTTGACTTTGCCGATAACACGACAGGCTGCTGAATGA
- a CDS encoding class I SAM-dependent rRNA methyltransferase, which produces MSVRPVIRLLPGQQKRARHGHPWIYSNEIVMDAAAKSLPPGELVNVESANGESLGVAFFNSHSLVAARILSGNPTREIDVDFFAAHLGRALALREALYDAPYYRLVHAEADGLPGLAIDRYGDVLACQMNAAGIERLATPLTEAIERVLDPRVILFRNDSPIRALEGLPGTQHFAKGTLSGPIELVENDCRFLADLMTGQKTGWFYDQRDNRAFMARLARGRSVLDVYCYSGGFAIEAARAGAREVLAIDGSDPALALARQAAELNGVEALCRFERGSAFTAMERLAADGRHFDIVICDPPAFVKSKRDLATGAKGYRKLARLAGQLAAPGGFVFLASCSHNMEVPRFAEEVRRGLEQAGRTGRILRSAGAAPDHPVHPHLPESSYLKALVLQVD; this is translated from the coding sequence ATGTCCGTGCGACCCGTCATCCGTCTCCTGCCTGGCCAGCAAAAGCGCGCCCGCCACGGCCATCCTTGGATCTATTCGAACGAAATCGTCATGGACGCAGCGGCCAAATCGCTTCCGCCCGGCGAACTCGTCAACGTGGAGAGTGCGAATGGCGAGTCGCTTGGCGTTGCGTTCTTCAATTCGCACAGCCTTGTTGCGGCACGGATTTTGAGCGGCAATCCGACCCGCGAGATCGATGTCGACTTCTTCGCGGCACACCTCGGCCGCGCGTTGGCGCTGCGCGAAGCGCTCTATGACGCACCCTATTACCGCCTCGTCCATGCCGAGGCCGATGGGCTTCCCGGCCTCGCGATCGACCGCTATGGCGATGTCCTTGCGTGCCAAATGAACGCGGCCGGCATCGAGCGCCTCGCGACACCCCTGACCGAGGCAATCGAACGCGTCCTCGACCCTCGCGTCATTCTCTTCCGGAACGACAGTCCGATCCGCGCCCTCGAAGGCCTGCCGGGCACGCAGCATTTCGCGAAGGGCACGCTTTCCGGGCCGATCGAGCTTGTTGAAAACGATTGCCGGTTCCTTGCCGATCTCATGACCGGGCAAAAAACGGGGTGGTTCTACGATCAGCGGGACAATCGCGCTTTCATGGCCCGCCTTGCGCGCGGGCGAAGCGTGCTCGACGTCTATTGCTATAGCGGCGGGTTCGCGATTGAAGCGGCACGTGCGGGTGCGCGCGAGGTTCTCGCCATCGACGGCTCGGACCCGGCGCTCGCACTCGCGCGACAGGCGGCCGAACTCAACGGGGTGGAAGCGCTGTGCCGGTTCGAGCGCGGCTCGGCCTTCACGGCGATGGAGCGCCTTGCCGCGGACGGCAGGCACTTCGACATCGTGATTTGCGACCCGCCGGCATTCGTGAAATCCAAACGCGATCTCGCGACGGGTGCGAAAGGCTACCGCAAGCTCGCGCGCCTCGCCGGCCAGCTCGCCGCACCCGGCGGCTTCGTGTTCCTCGCCTCATGCTCCCACAACATGGAGGTGCCCCGCTTCGCTGAGGAGGTTCGCCGCGGCCTCGAACAGGCGGGCCGTACCGGGCGCATCCTGCGAAGTGCCGGTGCGGCACCCGACCATCCCGTCCACCCGCACCTCCCCGAATCGAGTTACCTCAAGGCGCTCGTCCTGCAGGTCGATTGA
- a CDS encoding biotin transporter BioY, translated as MNSESMTARVPTLAGMLLPRSGKIETTLLAIGGSLLLAVSAKIQVPSWPVPMTLQSLAVLLIGIGFGSRLGVATILVYLAEGLFGLPVFAGPLAGPAYFAGPTAGYLLGFLLSAATVGALAERGWDRNLLGAGIVLVAGHVLIFIPGVLWLAVLFGPAKAVAVGVLPFITGSIVKTALGIAIVALMWQLADKKRQASMRDRETR; from the coding sequence ATGAATTCCGAGTCCATGACTGCTCGCGTGCCGACCCTGGCCGGTATGCTTTTGCCGCGCTCGGGTAAAATTGAAACAACGCTTCTGGCAATTGGCGGCAGCCTCTTGCTCGCCGTCTCGGCGAAAATACAAGTGCCGTCTTGGCCCGTGCCGATGACGTTGCAGAGCTTGGCCGTATTGCTGATCGGCATCGGGTTCGGCAGCAGGTTGGGGGTCGCGACGATCCTCGTCTATCTCGCCGAGGGACTTTTTGGCCTGCCGGTCTTCGCGGGGCCGTTAGCCGGCCCGGCATACTTTGCGGGTCCGACCGCGGGTTATCTGTTGGGCTTCTTGTTGAGTGCCGCGACCGTCGGCGCACTCGCCGAGCGCGGTTGGGATCGTAATCTGCTCGGCGCAGGGATCGTCCTGGTCGCGGGGCACGTTCTTATCTTCATTCCCGGCGTCCTTTGGCTCGCGGTTCTCTTCGGCCCTGCCAAGGCCGTCGCCGTGGGCGTGCTCCCGTTCATCACGGGATCGATCGTCAAGACGGCCCTCGGCATCGCCATTGTCGCCCTCATGTGGCAGCTCGCCGACAAGAAGCGCCAAGCGAGCATGCGAGATCGTGAGACGAGGTGA
- a CDS encoding DUF6314 family protein: MNAAGRIDRTVAYPIRDLRAFLAGAWRIVRRIGDRRLGIVGRLEGCATFAPTARGFCYDESGTLQFGAYRGSVTQRYLFDIEDSAPAAKICLADGRPFYVLDLRSGVANVAHDCGADRYRGRYRTFCADDWTLTWRVDGPRKRYSIATRYSRDAPSALNPQIESIDRRRDTCTNPLGRGRPPAMPLKGDML, encoded by the coding sequence ATGAATGCCGCCGGGCGCATCGACCGGACGGTAGCCTATCCAATTCGCGATCTTCGCGCGTTCCTCGCGGGAGCTTGGCGGATCGTCCGCCGTATCGGCGATCGACGGCTCGGCATCGTCGGGCGGCTCGAAGGGTGTGCGACCTTCGCGCCAACGGCACGCGGCTTTTGTTATGACGAGAGCGGCACGCTGCAATTCGGCGCCTACAGGGGTTCCGTTACGCAACGCTATCTCTTCGACATCGAGGATTCTGCCCCGGCGGCTAAGATATGCCTCGCGGATGGCCGGCCCTTCTATGTCCTCGATCTCCGTTCCGGCGTGGCGAACGTCGCCCATGACTGCGGTGCCGACCGCTATCGCGGCCGCTATCGCACATTTTGCGCCGACGACTGGACCCTGACGTGGCGCGTCGATGGACCGCGCAAACGGTATTCGATCGCGACCCGCTATTCGAGGGATGCGCCCTCCGCCCTCAATCCTCAGATCGAAAGCATTGATCGCCGGCGCGATACGTGCACCAATCCGCTTGGCCGAGGCCGCCCCCCGGCCATGCCGCTCAAGGGGGATATGCTTTGA
- the panB gene encoding 3-methyl-2-oxobutanoate hydroxymethyltransferase, with amino-acid sequence MSATSRNRPTTARDLRARKGGDPIVCLTAYTTPVAKLLDSHCDLLLVGDSVGIVLYGLASTLAVTLDMMINHGAAVMRGAEHACVVVDLPFGTYQESREAAFRTAARVMAETGCAGIKLEGGAEMAETVAFLVERGIPVLGHVGLKPQSVHGHGGYHAQGRIASEVERIFRDAEAISEAGAFALVLEGTVEPVARAVTERAAAPVIGIGASPACDGQILVTDDMIGLFSDFTAKFVKRYAEVGGIIDEAARAYAADVRARRFPGPEHCYGAGPETKRKAV; translated from the coding sequence TTGAGTGCAACGAGCCGAAACCGACCGACGACCGCACGGGACCTTCGTGCGCGCAAGGGCGGGGATCCCATCGTCTGCCTGACCGCCTACACGACGCCCGTCGCCAAATTGCTCGATTCCCATTGCGATTTACTGCTGGTTGGCGATTCGGTCGGGATCGTTCTCTACGGCCTGGCCAGCACCCTTGCAGTGACCTTGGACATGATGATCAATCACGGGGCGGCCGTCATGCGGGGTGCTGAGCACGCGTGCGTGGTCGTCGACCTACCGTTCGGCACATATCAGGAATCGCGCGAGGCCGCTTTCCGCACGGCAGCACGGGTGATGGCCGAAACGGGATGTGCCGGCATCAAGCTCGAAGGTGGTGCGGAGATGGCGGAGACCGTCGCATTTCTCGTTGAGCGCGGCATTCCGGTTCTCGGCCATGTGGGACTGAAGCCCCAGTCGGTGCATGGGCATGGCGGCTATCATGCTCAAGGCCGGATTGCGTCAGAGGTCGAGCGCATTTTTCGGGACGCCGAGGCTATTTCGGAGGCCGGGGCATTCGCCCTCGTTCTCGAAGGCACCGTCGAGCCCGTGGCACGCGCCGTGACCGAGCGGGCCGCAGCACCCGTGATAGGGATCGGCGCCTCGCCCGCCTGTGACGGGCAGATCCTCGTGACCGACGACATGATCGGGTTGTTCTCGGATTTCACGGCGAAGTTCGTCAAGCGCTACGCCGAAGTGGGCGGCATCATCGACGAGGCGGCCCGCGCTTACGCGGCCGATGTGCGTGCGCGCCGCTTTCCCGGGCCGGAGCATTGCTACGGTGCCGGCCCCGAGACCAAGCGCAAGGCGGTTTGA
- the panC gene encoding pantoate--beta-alanine ligase gives MAAARGATSALAILNRIPALRETVRAFRAAGDTIALVPTMGGLHDGHLALVRHGGRFANRVIATIFVNPTQFGPKEDFAGYPRDTASDIAKLEGVGADALFMPDLDEMYPPGASTTVSVSGLTDGLCGPFRPGHFAGVATIVTKLLLQALPDVALFGEKDFQQLLVIRRLVRDLDIPVRIEGVPTVREADGLALSSRNVYLSPEERRTAPMLYRVLTHIARTLADGADAEPLLADGRAELAKAGFDPVQYLAHCDAETLEPLARATRPSRVFVAAYLGRTRLIDNVPVAQR, from the coding sequence GTGGCCGCCGCGCGCGGAGCGACGAGCGCGCTTGCGATCCTGAACCGCATTCCCGCGTTGCGCGAAACGGTCCGCGCATTCCGCGCCGCGGGTGATACGATCGCACTCGTGCCGACCATGGGCGGGCTTCACGACGGGCATCTCGCACTCGTCCGGCATGGAGGAAGGTTCGCCAACCGGGTGATCGCGACGATCTTCGTGAACCCGACCCAATTCGGGCCGAAAGAGGACTTCGCGGGATATCCGCGGGATACGGCGAGCGATATCGCCAAGCTCGAAGGCGTTGGAGCCGATGCCCTCTTCATGCCGGATCTCGATGAAATGTATCCGCCGGGTGCGAGCACCACGGTGAGCGTATCGGGCTTGACCGACGGCCTCTGCGGGCCGTTCCGGCCGGGACATTTTGCGGGCGTTGCAACCATCGTGACAAAGCTCCTGCTTCAGGCGCTGCCCGATGTCGCCCTGTTCGGCGAAAAGGACTTCCAGCAGCTCCTGGTAATTCGCCGGCTCGTGCGTGACCTCGACATCCCCGTGCGCATCGAGGGTGTCCCGACCGTGCGGGAAGCCGACGGCCTGGCGCTCTCATCGCGCAACGTCTATCTTTCACCCGAAGAGCGGCGCACGGCGCCGATGCTCTATCGCGTCCTGACACACATCGCCCGGACGCTTGCAGACGGGGCGGACGCGGAACCCCTCTTGGCGGACGGACGAGCCGAGCTTGCGAAGGCAGGCTTCGATCCCGTGCAATATTTGGCGCATTGCGACGCCGAAACACTGGAGCCCCTTGCGCGCGCCACTCGGCCCTCCCGGGTTTTCGTGGCGGCGTATCTCGGTCGCACGCGACTCATCGACAACGTGCCCGTCGCGCAGCGCTGA
- a CDS encoding DMT family transporter codes for MGLDSSKPAIGSHSHLPGFGWALLTGVAIFWGTNWVAIKISVAEIPIWQYRVTTAMFAGLVLLAMAKLGGHSLALPRFIWRRFALAALFNITGWQILSAYAAHMIASGKAAVLAYTMPIWTTLLAVIFLRERLTWRILAALALSALGVFVLISSGIDALGASPLGILLAVLAAFSWAAGTIVQKSIRWPIPVIVLAGWQLLLGGIPILIVALFAGPIVIQNASAPALLALAYSLMVPMLFGQYAWFKVVSLFPATVAAIGSVMVPMVGMLSGAVFLGEPLGWREVTALLSIVGAISLIVFQPKTGSPAALKR; via the coding sequence GTGGGTCTTGATTCGTCCAAGCCTGCGATTGGCTCCCATTCGCACCTGCCGGGCTTTGGCTGGGCGCTGTTGACCGGGGTCGCGATCTTTTGGGGAACCAACTGGGTCGCGATTAAGATTTCCGTGGCCGAAATCCCGATCTGGCAGTATCGCGTGACGACGGCGATGTTCGCGGGATTGGTCCTGCTCGCAATGGCGAAGCTCGGCGGGCATTCCCTTGCCCTGCCGCGATTCATTTGGCGCAGATTTGCCCTTGCCGCCCTCTTCAACATCACGGGCTGGCAGATCCTGAGCGCTTACGCGGCGCATATGATCGCATCGGGCAAAGCGGCCGTGCTCGCCTATACGATGCCCATCTGGACCACGCTCCTCGCGGTGATCTTTCTTCGGGAGCGGTTGACTTGGCGAATCCTCGCGGCGCTGGCTTTGAGCGCGTTGGGCGTTTTCGTCCTCATCTCCTCGGGCATCGATGCACTCGGCGCTTCGCCCCTCGGTATTCTCCTTGCGGTACTCGCGGCATTTTCGTGGGCAGCGGGAACCATCGTGCAAAAGAGCATCCGCTGGCCGATCCCGGTGATTGTGCTGGCGGGCTGGCAATTATTGCTCGGCGGCATACCGATCCTGATCGTGGCACTGTTCGCGGGGCCGATCGTCATTCAAAACGCGAGCGCTCCGGCACTCCTGGCGCTCGCCTACTCGCTCATGGTGCCGATGTTGTTCGGGCAATACGCCTGGTTCAAGGTCGTGAGTCTGTTCCCCGCGACGGTCGCCGCAATCGGGTCCGTGATGGTGCCGATGGTTGGAATGCTTTCCGGCGCGGTTTTCCTCGGCGAGCCGCTCGGTTGGCGCGAGGTCACCGCCCTGCTGTCGATCGTCGGGGCGATTTCCCTCATCGTATTCCAACCCAAGACGGGATCGCCGGCGGCGTTAAAGCGATAG
- the gpt gene encoding xanthine phosphoribosyltransferase, protein MTFSEQFKKSFPVSWQELHRDAKALAWRLNEKGPWKGVIGIARGGLVPAVVVARELNLRLLDTVCVASYEHQAQGDVRVLKAPPGDGAGWVIVDDLVDTGATARVVRLLLPRAHMATVYAKPAGRPLVDTFVTEVSQDTWIHFPWDTELRFAEPLAGASRGS, encoded by the coding sequence GTGACTTTCTCCGAGCAATTCAAGAAGTCCTTTCCGGTCTCCTGGCAGGAACTCCATCGCGATGCCAAGGCGCTCGCGTGGCGCCTCAATGAAAAGGGGCCGTGGAAAGGCGTCATCGGGATCGCGCGAGGCGGCCTGGTGCCAGCCGTGGTCGTAGCACGGGAACTCAACCTGCGACTGCTCGACACCGTTTGCGTCGCGAGCTACGAGCACCAGGCGCAAGGCGACGTGCGCGTCCTCAAGGCTCCGCCCGGCGACGGAGCGGGATGGGTCATTGTCGACGACCTCGTCGACACGGGCGCTACCGCGCGGGTCGTCCGCCTGCTTCTGCCGAGGGCGCACATGGCGACCGTCTACGCAAAGCCGGCCGGCCGCCCGCTCGTCGACACGTTCGTGACCGAAGTGAGTCAGGATACGTGGATTCACTTTCCGTGGGACACCGAGCTACGCTTTGCCGAACCGCTCGCCGGCGCATCCCGTGGGTCTTGA
- a CDS encoding DUF4864 domain-containing protein, whose translation MFQCAARGYRICIRSALLCLWAFCAAAQGSGNNTPGATDQAAIRHVIESQLAAFARDDGVAAFAYASPGIQAKFGTADAFMEMVRTAYPSVYRPQTTEFRDLVAMPDGPVQKVLFVGPDGRAVLALYSMEREADGTWRISGCALAEAPAESA comes from the coding sequence GTGTTCCAGTGTGCAGCCCGCGGCTACCGCATTTGCATTCGTTCGGCTTTGCTTTGCCTGTGGGCCTTTTGCGCCGCAGCACAGGGAAGCGGGAACAACACGCCGGGTGCAACGGATCAAGCCGCGATCCGACACGTCATCGAGAGCCAGCTTGCCGCATTCGCGCGCGACGACGGTGTTGCCGCCTTCGCCTATGCGTCCCCCGGCATTCAAGCGAAATTCGGCACCGCGGACGCGTTCATGGAAATGGTGAGGACGGCTTATCCATCGGTATATCGTCCTCAAACGACGGAGTTTCGCGATCTCGTCGCGATGCCAGACGGCCCGGTGCAAAAGGTGCTTTTCGTCGGTCCCGATGGACGCGCGGTTCTGGCGCTCTATTCGATGGAGCGGGAGGCCGATGGCACGTGGCGCATCTCGGGTTGCGCATTGGCCGAGGCGCCGGCGGAATCGGCATGA
- a CDS encoding gamma-glutamyltransferase family protein, with protein sequence MLHTFRSTRGVVTAPHHLAAQAGLAVLREGGNAIEAMIAASAVAGVVYPHMTGLGGDGFMLISAAGRPPIAIEGCGASAASVDLEFYRMRNIAPIPARGPLAAITVAGTVSTWHKALEISERHGGRMKRARLFEDAVFYAREGYAVTATQAENTARKKSELTGSPGYAEVFLVNGEAPAVGSRFKNPALAESLALLASAGLEDFYRGQLAKRIADDLAHAGSPLTLDDLKAHPGAQEVTPLSLRLGKATVYNFPPPTQGLASLVILGAFERLGIAGAESFGHIHGLIEATKLAFKLRDMQITDPRYMSLDPSHSLSDAALAELAARIDRKRAASVTLNPAPGDTVWMGAIDANGLAVSFIHSIYWEFGSGVTLRDTGIVWQNRGLSFSLTPGALHQLRPRRKPFHTNNPALALFEDGRVLCYGAMGGDGQPQTQAAIFTRYGMFGQPLQQALTSPRWVVGRTWGETRTGLRIENRFDPVLIEALQEAGNEVEVVGPFMDAMGHAGAVVRHSNGMIEGASDPRSDGVVAAY encoded by the coding sequence ATGCTCCACACGTTTCGAAGCACACGCGGCGTCGTTACTGCTCCGCACCACCTGGCCGCTCAAGCGGGTCTCGCAGTGCTGCGTGAGGGCGGCAATGCCATTGAGGCGATGATCGCGGCTTCGGCGGTGGCGGGTGTGGTTTATCCTCACATGACCGGCCTCGGCGGCGACGGATTCATGCTTATCTCGGCCGCGGGAAGGCCCCCGATTGCGATCGAAGGATGTGGTGCGAGTGCCGCGTCGGTCGATCTCGAATTCTACCGCATGAGGAACATCGCGCCGATTCCCGCACGCGGTCCGCTCGCGGCGATCACCGTCGCCGGAACCGTCTCGACGTGGCATAAGGCGCTCGAAATCAGCGAGCGGCACGGCGGGCGGATGAAGCGTGCCCGGCTTTTCGAGGACGCCGTCTTCTACGCCCGTGAGGGTTATGCGGTGACTGCAACGCAGGCGGAAAATACGGCGAGGAAGAAATCCGAACTCACGGGATCGCCCGGCTATGCGGAGGTCTTTCTCGTAAATGGTGAAGCGCCCGCCGTCGGTTCACGATTCAAGAACCCCGCCCTTGCGGAGAGCCTGGCGCTGCTCGCGAGCGCGGGCCTCGAGGATTTCTATCGGGGACAGCTCGCCAAGCGCATCGCGGACGATCTTGCGCACGCAGGCAGCCCGTTGACGCTCGACGATTTGAAGGCACATCCTGGCGCCCAAGAAGTAACGCCCCTCTCCCTCCGGCTCGGCAAGGCGACAGTTTATAATTTCCCGCCGCCGACTCAGGGGCTCGCCTCCCTCGTCATACTCGGCGCCTTCGAACGTCTCGGCATCGCCGGCGCCGAAAGTTTCGGTCATATCCATGGCCTCATCGAGGCAACCAAGCTCGCATTCAAACTGCGCGATATGCAAATCACCGATCCGAGGTACATGTCGCTCGATCCCTCGCATTCGCTCAGCGACGCGGCACTCGCCGAATTGGCTGCAAGGATCGACCGCAAGCGGGCCGCGAGCGTAACGCTCAACCCCGCCCCAGGCGACACGGTTTGGATGGGTGCAATCGACGCAAATGGCCTGGCAGTCAGCTTCATCCACAGCATTTATTGGGAGTTCGGCTCCGGAGTCACGCTGAGAGATACCGGCATTGTCTGGCAGAATCGCGGCCTCAGCTTTTCATTGACGCCGGGAGCACTCCACCAGCTTCGTCCTCGGCGCAAGCCCTTTCACACCAATAACCCGGCCCTCGCCCTTTTCGAGGATGGACGCGTTCTTTGCTACGGTGCGATGGGCGGGGACGGGCAGCCCCAGACGCAGGCCGCGATTTTCACGCGCTATGGAATGTTCGGCCAGCCCCTGCAGCAAGCCCTAACCTCGCCTCGTTGGGTGGTTGGGCGCACTTGGGGCGAGACGCGCACGGGTTTGCGCATCGAGAACCGCTTCGATCCCGTCCTGATCGAAGCCCTCCAAGAAGCCGGCAACGAGGTCGAGGTCGTCGGCCCCTTCATGGACGCGATGGGCCATGCCGGTGCCGTCGTGCGGCATTCGAACGGAATGATCGAAGGGGCATCGGATCCCCGATCCGACGGTGTTGTGGCGGCTTATTGA